The proteins below are encoded in one region of Oncorhynchus kisutch isolate 150728-3 linkage group LG14, Okis_V2, whole genome shotgun sequence:
- the dusp23b gene encoding dual specificity protein phosphatase 23: protein MACSPPPNFSWVEPKKLAGLALPRMTAHYQYLLDNGIQHLVCLCEKKPPNYDTVPGVKLHHIKIIDFTPPTPEQIQRFLSIVEESNAKGEGVAVHCMHGHGRTGTMLACYLVKTRKISGIDAISEIRRLRHGSIETHDQEKAVVQFYQRIK, encoded by the exons ATGGCCTGTAGTCCACCCCCTAATTTCTCCTGGGTCGAACCTAAAAAGTTGGCAGGACTGGCTCTTCCTCGAATGACTGCCCACTACCAATACCTTCTGGACAATGGCATTCAACACCTGGTCTGCTTGTGTGAGAAAAAACCTCCCAACTATGATACCGTCCCAGGAGTGAAACTACACCACATCAAGATAATTGACTTCACCCCACCAACTCCAGAACAAATTCAGAGGTTTCTGTCTATTGTGGAGGAATCAAATGCTAAAGGCGAG GGTGTAGCTGTTCACTGTATGCATGGCCATGGGAGGACAGGGACCATGTTGGCCTGCTATCTGGTGAAGACCAGGAAGATCTCAGGCATCGACGCCATCAGTGAGATCAGAAGACTACGTCACGGCTCTATTGAGACACACGACCAGGAGAAAGCAGTGGTGCAGTTTTACCAGCGCATTAAATAA